The DNA region AATTCCTTTTTCCCTCACTATTTAGGCTATTTACTGGCTTGACATATAAAATAGGTGTAGCAATACTTTAGTATCCAAAAAGGGCATGCACGTACAACATTTAAGCTGAATTTGTCTCAGTAGACTTCTTGCTCTTGCCAGCACTattattactgttattattaACACTACGAGTCCcttgattgttattgttgttagtaTTCGCCCCACAAACAATTGTGAACTCAAAACAATATGCATTCCCAAAACATGAATACAATCCTCTGTCCATGTTCCGCCGTGTGTGTCTGCCACCGCCGTTGCTTCCTCGTTGAGATTTCTCCACCGGCGCCACTGCCTCCGCTTTAGCATACGCTTCCTCTGCAGAGAGCTCTTCCAGTATGGAACTCTCTGCATCATCGGGTGCCGTAGCTTTTGATGGCAGCCGTTGTGGTGACATGGGATGCAGTTTCTTTGCTATCTCCGCCGCCACAATGGAAGCGGACGGGCCAATATCGGAGCATAGCTCCGACCCGTTTACTATTGACCCGTTTGCCACCGACCCATTAAAAATTGACCCCGGTTGGTTAGGAAATTCTCCGTTGTTGTTGACATCAGAATATCCTAGGCTTTGTGATTGCCATAGCTGAATTTTATTACTTATTTGCAATGTCTCGTCATTGTCTtgattattgttcttgttgatcATTTGGTCTTGAGCATTAATATCATTTATTTTTCTGTCTAAAATGTCTCTATGATCCAATGACAAAGGAGTAATTTCATTGAACAACGGCATGCTACGTTTGGACTTGTCAATAAGAGCCACACCCATATTAAGTATTCCTTGAGGGTTACCGTTAGGTCTACGAATTTGAAGAGCAACAAATTTCTTTCTTTTATCAAAAGGGTTGATAAGATTATCAAGAAGAACTTTAACAGTGCCTACAAGAATATCACGAAACCAAGAAACCGTATAAATCTCAACATGCACGGCAGAAGACTCAGAATTGAGAAATCCATCATCTATACGAAAAGAAAACTTGTCATTCCAATTAGGGTTGGTGTTTCCTTTATTGTCCACTTTGGTGGTGCGTTTTCGATTAGGGTTTACCCAAGTTAGGGCATATGTACGAAGGTTTTTGCAAACAGGAGATAAATCTTGCGCTGAAATGAGAGTTATTTCAAGAATATGATTGGTGTTAGGGGAAGGTGAAAGAGGTTGGGAAGAAAAAAGGGAAGAATTACGATCTGTTGTTATGGTTGAGGATGGTGGTGGTGTTTGGATGTtactatgatccataatttaatTTCTGCTACGATGCCGGTGCCGTCATCTGTGGCGGAGACGACCAGCTTGTAGTGGAAATATTGGCATCTACATCAAGGTGGGGTGGTGGTGGTAGAGGTTTGGGAGAAAAATAATG from Lycium barbarum isolate Lr01 chromosome 10, ASM1917538v2, whole genome shotgun sequence includes:
- the LOC132615792 gene encoding uncharacterized protein LOC132615792 yields the protein MDHSNIQTPPPSSTITTDRNSSLFSSQPLSPSPNTNHILEITLISAQDLSPVCKNLRTYALTWVNPNRKRTTKVDNKGNTNPNWNDKFSFRIDDGFLNSESSAVHVEIYTVSWFRDILVGTVKVLLDNLINPFDKRKKFVALQIRRPNGNPQGILNMGVALIDKSKRSMPLFNEITPLSLDHRDILDRKINDINAQDQMINKNNNQDNDETLQISNKIQLWQSQSLGYSDVNNNGEFPNQPGSIFNGSVANGSIVNGSELCSDIGPSASIVAAEIAKKLHPMSPQRLPSKATAPDDAESSILEELSAEEAYAKAEAVAPVEKSQRGSNGGGRHTRRNMDRGLYSCFGNAYCFEFTIVCGANTNNNNNQGTRSVNNNSNNSAGKSKKSTETNSA